The [Eubacterium] eligens ATCC 27750 genome segment GGTGATTGGAAAGATTTAAGGCTAAATCTGAATGTATCAGATGGTAATCGGAAAATGCTTAATGGTATTTGGGATTATTATGCTAATAAAAGGTAATGAAAGCTTTGTAATACGAAAGGAGATGTTAGTATGGCAGTTACAGGTGTAAACAATTACTCTAATATTTACACAAATGCTTATACCGGTAATATACGGAAAAATAATGCTAAGGAAACCACAGAAAAGCAGGTTGTGGAGCAAACAGAAGATGTAAAGACAGGGATAACCCGAAAAACTGCAGCGGATGAACTTTCCTATCTTTCTAAAAAATTTGACAGTGATGCGGTGTGGATACGGTATCAGTGTTAAAAGTCGAGGTGGCAAATCATCAACAATATGTTGAGATGATTTGCCGCCTTTTTGAAGTCTATACGTTTCTCCCTTTTATACCGATACATCAATAGAATTACGAACGAGTCTGTTACCATTTTGGACAAGTGTAGCTTCTATGGATTCTCTTGTGACATTATCAAGAATGCCTGTATCAAATGCTTGTCCGGGCTTCAAATTTGGATTGACTGATTTTACGGCTGCGTACATAGCAGCTCTGTACTGTCCTTCATATTGTTCTAAAGTCCATGTACCACTTAAACGATTACAGTAACATCCATACCTGTAACACCATTTGCATTCAGTAAATCTCCGTCCGAATAAAACTGCTAATATTCATTGACATATAAAAGCCTCCCTGCAAATAAATTCAAAACCTGTTTAGAATGTGCGTATAATCATAAAAATTAGAACTAACATATATGCGCATAATCTGGAGGAACCATGATATTAAAAAGAAAAATATATAAAAAACTACTGGAATGGAAAAATGAATGTCAGGGGAAAAAGCTTTACTGATAGAAGGCGCCAGACGTATTGGAAAGTCTACCATCTGAGAAGAATTTGGAAAAAACGAATACGAAAGTTATATTATTCATCCAAGAAATTTAATTGTAAAAGATGGAATTATATGCATTCCCCCATATATGACGATGAATATATAAAAATCTGACATACACACTTGATTTTAAAATAATTGTTATTATGATATTATAAAGAAATGCCAAAAACAAAGGAGAGGTGTATGTATCACAAGAAATTAGAATCAGATATCAGATGTCCATTGGAATACGGCCTGGAAGTATTTGGAGGCAAATGGAAATCAAGAGTTATATGTGTTCTGGCGGATAAGAAGATATTAAGATATAGTGAGTTAAGGGCAGAACTGGTGAATATTACAGATGCAGTTCTTTCAACAACATTAAAGGCACTGATTGCGGATGATATTGTATCAAGGAAATCATATGATGAGATTCCGCCAAGAGTTGAATATTCACTTACGGAAAAGGGCTTATCTGTAATGCCGATATTGCAAAGTATATGCGACTGGTCATGTGCATTTTACAAGAAAGAAACTGACAAAGAATCGAGCCAGTGCATGAAGTGCGACCATAAGTAATGGATGAAGGGAAGGTTATTGTGTGAAAAAAATAACCTTCCTTTTCAAATTAACATATATTGTGTAAAATGTTACATGGAACTGCCTAGCGGTATACTGGCAAGCAGCAATACGACATACGCAATATGCAGAAATGGAGCGGGAATTGAGCAGATTAACAATTATTACTAAGGATAAGGCTCAGGTTACAATGGAGTCTTTATATCAGGATTTAGAGAGAAGAATAGTAGCAAGTCCACCGGGATTGTGTACTATTGACCTTACGAGGTCATTTATAAAAATGTGTCTTGCACAGTCATGTGGCAAATGTGTCCCATGCCGTGTGGGACTTAGACAGCTTGCGAGACTTTTTGATGATGTGCTTGATGGTAACGCAACAGAGGAAACTCTTGATGTTATCAGGCTCACAGCAGAGGGAATCTATTATTCGGCCGACTGTGCAATTGGATATGAGGCGGCCAAGCTTGTATTAAAATGTATTGATGGCTGCGAGGATGATTTCAGGTCACATATGGAGAGGGGATTTTGTTCATGTAACAGTAACCAGCCGGTTGCATGCGTGAAATCATGTCCTGCAGGAGTAGATATTCCGGGATACATAGCACTTGTGCATGAAGGCAGATATGCAGACGCGGTTCGTCTTATAAGAAGAGACAATCCAATGCCTACAACATGCGCATACATTTGTGAGCATCCATGTGAAAACAGATGTAAGAGAACACTTATTGACGCGCCAGTCAACATCAGGGGACTTAAGAAAATGGCAGTTGATAATGCCGGTGATGTTCCGGTTCCAGCATGTAATGAGCCAACAGGTAAGAAAGTTGCAATAATCGGTGGTGGTCCGGGAGGACTCAGTGCTGCATATTATCTGGCTCTTATGGGACATAAGGTTACTATATTTGAGCAGAGAAAGCAGCTTGGCGGAATGTTAAGATATGGAATTCCTAATTACAGACTTCCAAGAAAGAAGCTTGATGCAGAGATTAATTCAATTCTGTCTACAGGAATAGAAGTTAAGAAAAATATAAGCGTAGGAACAGATATTACGCTTGAGGATATTAACAAAGAATATAATGCAGTATACATTTCTATCGGAGCACATGCAGACAAGAAGATTGGAATTGATGGTGAGGATGCTAAAACAGGCGTAATATCAGCAGTAGAAATGCTTCGTGCAATTGGTGATGATGAGATGCCTGATTATACAGGCAAGCGTGTAGTTGTTATTGGCGGTGGAAATGTAGCAATGGATGTTGCCCGTTCTTCTGTAAGATTAGGTGCTGAGAAAGTAAGCATTGTATATAGAAGAAGAAAAGCCGACATGACGGCACTTCCGGAAGAGGTTGAAGGTGCAGAGGCAGAGGGCTGCGATGTTCTTGAACTTATGTCACCAGTTAGAATAGAGAAAGATGAAAATGACGCAGCAGTTGGTTTATGGGTTCAGCCACAGATGATAAGCAGGATAAAAGGTGGCAGACCATCACCTAAGACTGCAGCTAAGGACGAGGTTCTTATTCCTTGCGACCTTATTGTAGTTGCCATCGGACAGGGTATCGAAACAAGATATTTTGAGGAGCATGGCGTTACAGTCAAGAGAGGAACAATTGAGGCACTTGATACAAGTGAGATTAAAGAACGTAAAGGAATATTTGCAGGAGGAGACTGCGTAACAGGACCTGCAACAGTAATCAGGGCTATAGCAGCCGGAAAGGTTGCGGCAGCCAACATTGATGAATATCTTGGCTACCATCACGAGATAACTTCAGATGTAGAGATACCTTATGCCGGATATGAGGACAAGGTACCTTGCGGACGAGTTGAGGTCGCACTGCGTGATGCCGCAGACAGAAAGAAAGACTTTGAACCTATTGAATATGGATTTTCATGCGAGGAAGCATGTCAGGAATCTGGACGCTGCTTAAGATGTGATCATTTTGGATTTGGTTCATTCAGAGGAGGCAGAGAGAAACAATGGTAAATTTAACAATTAACGGTAAAGCTGTATCAGTAAAAGAAGGAACTACCATTCTTGAAGCTGCCAAAACAATAGGAGAGACAATACCTACACTCTGCTATCTCAAAGAAGTCAACGCAATTGGTGCATGTCGTGTATGTGTTGTTGAAGTAGAAGGTACTGACAGATGTGTTACAGCATGTAATAACTTCGTAGAAGAAGGCATGGTTGTCTACACTAATTCAAGAAAAGTGCGTACAACAAGAAAGACTAATGTAAAGCTCATACTTTCACAGCATGATTACAAATGTGGTACATGTATAAGAAGTGGTAACTGTGCATTACAGTCAATTGCAAATGAACTTAATATATCAGAGATGCCATATGATTCAATCTTAGAAAAAGATAATTGGGATAAAACATTTCCACTTATAAGAGATGCCCAGAAATGTATCAAATGTATGCGTTGTGTGCAGGTGTGTGATAATATTCAGGGAATGCACATATGGGATGTTGTAAATACAGGTTCGCGTACAACTGTAAATGTGCGTGCAAACAAGAACATTGCGGAGACTGCATGTACACTTTGTGGTCAGTGTGTAAGCAACTGCCCTGTAGGTGCACTTACAGAAAGAGATGATGTCGGAATTGTGCTTGATGCAATTGAAAATGAGGATATCATTACAGTAGTACAGATTGCACCAGCAGTAAGAGCAGCATGGGGCGAAGATTTTGGTATGTCTAAGGAATATGCGACAGCACAAAGACTTGTTGCAGGACTTAGAAGAATAGGATTTGATTATATATTTGACACAACATTTGCAGCAGACATGACAATTATGGAGGAGGGAAGCGAGTTTCTTGAAAGGCTTCCAGAAATCAAGGAGTCAGGACTTCCAATGTTCACATCATGCTGTCCAGGATGGGTGAAATTCGTAAAGAGCGAGTTCCCTGAGATGGCAGGCAGACTTTCAACAGCAAAGTCACCACAGCAGATGTTTGGTGCAATAACAAAGTCGTATTATGCAGAAAAGCTTGGGGTTGACCCGGAGAAGATATTCTGTGTGTCAATCATGCCTTGTCTTGCAAAAAAGGACGAGTGTACATGGGACGGAGGCAAAGATGTTGACGCAGTTCTTACAACAAGAGAAGTTGAAAGAATGTTCAAAGCATTTTTCATAAAGCCGGAAGAACTTGATGAGGACGAGTTCGACAATCCTTTAGGTGAAGGAACAGGTGCTGGCGTTATATTCGGTGCAACAGGCGGTGTTATGGAGGCGGCACTCAGAAGTGCTTACTATCTTGTGACAGGAAATAATCCTGATGCGGATGCGTTCCAGTCAGTGAGAGGTCTTGAGGGCTGGAAGGAAGCTTCATTTGACCTTAATGGGACAACTGTAAATGTAGCTGTTGCCAGCGGACTTGGCAACACAAGACGTTTGGTGAATGCTATTAAGAAGGGCGAGGTTCACTATGATTTCGTTGAAATCATGTCCTGTCCGGGCGGCTGTATCAACGGTGGCGGACAGCCTTACAAGGAAGATGCTGTGATGGTTGAGGAGCGACGTCATGTGCTGTACGGGCTTGATAAGCGCGATAATCTTAGATTCTCACATGAGAATCCATCGGTTAAGCAGTGCTATGAGGAGTATTTTGAGAAACCGTTGTCACATAGGGCTCATGAGATATTGCATGTGTAGGGTGTAGACAGCCTGCTCTGCGGGTGGGGAGTGCGGGGCATCTGTTTTCAGTATTCCTCGCTTAGTAGAAGTATATGCCGCCAGCTGCAGCGGGTGGTGTGTTATGTGACTTTGTTCATTTGGAATAGTGTCAAATAGCACATGAAATCAGCGCATAAGTAGGGAAAAGCCTACTAATGTTGCTAAATGTGATGAATTAGTAGGTTTATTTAGAAGAAATTATGATGAAAATAGAGGAGAAAAAAGAAAATTGCCTACTAAATTTATGATTTATGCGAAAATAGTAGGTTTTTTGACTGATAAGAAATGTCTAATATTATAAACGTATGAGAAAAAGACCTACTAAAGTGTGAAATGTGATGAATTAGTAGGCATTTAATGGGGGAAAGAAGCATAATAAAAGTCAAGTCCAAATTTGTGTGTAAATTCATCTTTCAGTTATGTGGTTTTATCTACGCTACTTTTATCTTCAAAAGATTTGACTGAATGGAGCTTAGTTTATCATAGTACTCTTTCATATCAAAGATTTTATGACCTACACTCCATTCATTATGATCATCTTGAAGGACTGCACCAATTAATCTAATAATAGATTCTGTATTTGGAAAAATCTGAATAACTTTTTCGCGTCTTCTGATTTCTCTGTTCTCGCGTTCTATTATGTTGCTGGTTCTTAATGCTATACGATATTTTGAGGGAAGTGCCATGATGGTAATACTATCTTCAAATCCTTCATCAAGGACAGTCATTGCTTCATTTGCAACATCCTGATATTCATCGTATATAGATTCTTTTAAACGACGGGCCTCTTCAATAGTAGCTGCGTTAAACATGTCTCGTAACTCAGAAGCTAAACCAGTGCTGTATTTTTTAGGACACTTATTTATGATGTTTCTTGTAAAGTGAGCCTGACATCGCTGCCATGAAGAGCCAGAGAAACTCTCCTTTATTGCTTCAACAAGCCCCGCGTGTGCGTCAGATATTACAATATCTACACCGCGCAAACCGCGACTTTTAAGATTTTCAAAAAAGTCTCTCCAGGTGTTCACTTTCTCTGAATCATAAACTTCAAATCCCAGGACTTCTTTGTGCCCGGTATTGTTTATTCCAATTGCAACAAACAACGCTTTTGATTTAACACGATGATCTTCACGAGCTTTTAAATATATCGCATCAACAATAATAAACGGATAGTGTTCCGGCAATAAGCGCTCCTTGAAATGCTTAACAGGGACATCTAGTTCCTTGCAGATTTCAGAAACAGCAGATTTTGAAAAAGATTCTCCACAAAGCTCTTCAGTTACTTTTTTTATATTTCTGGTTGATACGCCTTGCACAACCATTTCCATCATTGTTGTAATTAAAGCCTGTTCATTACGCTGATAATTTTCGAACAAGGAAGTTTTAAATGGAACATTACGATGTCTTGGAACCTGTAATTCAATCTTTCCAATACGGGTGGTTAATGTTCTTGTCCTAACTCCATTTCTATAATCAGAACGTTCTTGAGATCGTTCGTAATTACTTGCTCCAAGCTGTTCAGTAGATTCAGCCTGAAGAACCTGATTAAGTAAAGCTTCCATAAGTTTGCCAAAAGCTTCATCCTTAGTTTCTGAAAAAAGTCCTACAAAAAAATCACTATCTAATGTAAAATGTAATTGAGCCATGAGTTTCATCCTTTCAATTATGTTTTTGTGTGGTAACTTAATTATAACTGAAAGATGAGCTCTCGGCTCTTTTTTATATAAATTTGTAATTTACACCATTATATGGACTTTATCATAATAAACCAACTAACGATGTAAAAAAGACCTATCAGATTGTGAAAATTGATGAAAAAGTAGGTTTAGGAGGCTTTTTATGGATATAAATGAGTTATCACCATCAGAGGTTTTCTCTTATTTTCAGGAGATTTGTGCGATTCCGCATGGTTCTGGGAATACCGGGATGATTGCGGATTATTGTCTGGAGTTTGCTAAGTTGCATGGACTTAAGGCAAGGAAGGATACGTCTGATAATGTTGTTATATTTAAGGCTGGTTCTTCTGGATATGAGGACTGTGAGCCTGTGATTTTGCAGGGACATCTTGATATGGTGTGTGAGAAAGAGCCAGATTGCGATATTGACATGAGTGTACAGAGCATTAAGGCTTGCACTGATGGTAAGATGGTGTGGGCTGACGGCACAACTCTTGGCGCTGATGATGGAATTGCTGTTGCATTTATACTGGCAGTGCTTGCTTCGGATACGATTGCGCATCCTCCTATACAGGCAGTGCTTACGAGCGATGAGGAGATTGGAATGCTTGGCGCAAGAGACCTCGACACTTCTGACCTTACAGCAAAGAGACTTATCAATATTGATTCTGAAAATGAGGGAATATTGTATGTAAGCTGTGCTGGTGGTGTGAGAGCTGAGTGTGACATTCCGGTTGCGTATGAGGATGCTGCGGGCTGGGTGGCAGATGGTGCAATTGATGTGCAGAATGGTTCGGTATGCTTCGAAGTTAAGATAAGCGGGCTTGCCGGTGGTCATTCCGGCGTTGAGATTCACAAACAGCACACTAATGCTATAAGATTGCTTGCTTCATTACTTTCACATGCCAGCGGGGCAGCAGATTTCCGTCTTGTGTCGCTTTCAGGTGGCGGCAAGGAAAATGCAATTCCAAAAGAAGCAAAGGCAGTTGTAAGTGTCAGAAGCTGCGATGCCACAACATTTGAACAAAGCATCAAAGAGAGTGCGGCTGTGTGGATGCAGGAAATCAGCGCGACAGAGCCATATGCTAAGATTGAGCTTGAAAAGACAGACATTGCAGCAGACAAGGTTCTTGATTCCAAGAGTACTGCAAATGTAATATATGCCCTCTGGTTAAGTCCTGATGGTGTGTACAAAATGAGTCAGGAGATTAATGGCATGGTGCAGACTTCGCTCAATCTGGGAACTGCTTACCTCGACGCAGACAAGCTTGTGTACAAATATCTTATAAGAAGCAATACAGCGGCTGGAAAGAAATTATTGCTTGAGAGAGTCACCACATTTGTAAAACATTTGTCAGGAAAAGTAGTCACAATGTCGGACTATCCTGCGTGGGAATACAAGAGTGATTCGCAGTTAAGAAAGATATGCGTTGATAGCTTTACAAATGTGTACGGCCACGAACCGGAAGTGACCTCAATCCACGCCGGACTCGAATGTGGCATACTTGCCGGGAAAATGCCGGGAGTAGATATGATATCATTTGGACCGACACTTGAAAGTGTGCATACGCCTGATGAGTGTATGGACGCGGCTTCAGTGGAGCGGACCTGGGAATATCTGATGGAGATACTTAAAGAAATGTAATATACTACAGAAAAATGGGTAGAATATGCTATATATTAACCATAAGGAGAATTTATACATGATAAAAGATGGATTTTTATACCTTGCGGCGCTTATATTTGCAGCTGCAGTATTAGTAAATCTACCCAAGATTTTTAAAGGAAAAAAGGCGCAGGTGTTCTTTAATTTTGCACCGCCGATTGTACTTATATATCTGGGGCTTATGCTCCTTTGCACAATGAAAGTGTGGGATCTTAGTGCAACAAGCGCTGTGTACAAATCAGTCAAGAACCCAATATTATATGCGATGCTTTTCATAATGCTGCTTCGCTGTGATTTGAAGAAAATCATCAAGCTTGGACCTAAAATGCTTATCGGTTTCTTCGCAGCAACATTGTCAATCGGACTTGGATTCTTCGTTTCTTATGCGATATTCCACCAGCTCTTAGGCGCAGGTTCATGGAAAGCGCTCGGCGCGCTGTGCGGAAGCTGGATGGGCGGCGGCGGCAATATGCTCGCAATCCAGGCAGCACTTGATGTTGACGAAGCAACAATGGCTTACGCCCTTGTTATGGATTCAATCTGCGCGACACTTTATGTAATGTTCCTTCTGTGGGCAATCGGAAATCACGAGAAGTTCAACAAATGGACAAAGGCAGACACAAGCATAATCGACGGCGTTGGCGCTGCACTCGAAGAGGAAGCAAAAGCCAACACAAAGCCGCTTGTATGGCAGAACATCATTCTTCTGCTCGGTTCAGGACTCCTAGTATCTGCAGTTTCAATGGAGCTTGGCAGCATGATTAATGCACATTTATCATTCTTTGACAGCACAACATGGACAGTGCTTATCGTATCAGTGCTTGGTATCGTATTCGCCCTGACACCATTTGGCAAGATTAAGGGAACTGAGGAGATTTCAAATGTAATGCTTTATATAGTCATTGCCTTAATCGCTTCAAGAGCAGACCTCGGAGCAGTTGGCAATGCCCCAATATGGCTTCTCGCAGGATTCGTAATCCTCCTTATCCATGTGGCAATAATGATTGCACTTGCGAAGATATTGAAACTCGACATCTTCACATGCTGCGTTGCTTCCCTCGCCAACATCGGCGGAACAGCAACAGCACCGGTTCTCGCCGGCGCATACTCAAATGCCCTCGTACCAGTTGGTATCATGATGGCGCTGCTCGGCTATGTCGTCGGAACCGGCGGCGGCCTGGTTGTGGCTAATCTGATGAGTATATTTGGGTAGAGTTTAATGGAATAATTGATGGAATGGATAGCACTTCGGCAGTAGATTGGTACTGCCGGGGTGCTGTTTTTTATATGGGATAGAATGGGGAAAATAAAAAAGAAACGAGCTACCCGCTTGAGCAGTAATGCTGTACACGACAAAAAACTCATTTCTTAGTTAGTATATTATAAAATATGTGTGAGATAGTCAAGCGGAGAAAAATATATGGTTGTGGAGCAGATTAAATAAATTGTAATAGGCGAGATATTTTTATTACTTTCGACAAAATACGACAAAACATATGTTATAGCAAGTATATACTATTAGTATGGAGGATAGGACAATGATGTATTTTGAAAAAGATTTAGTAAATAAGGCAATTGAGTTAATAGATGGGAAAAGTAAAAGTGATGAATTGAAGGCATTTACAGATGTGAATGACATTAATAATATGATTAGAAATCTGCAAATAAATAGAGATTATCAGTGTTATGCTATTAAATTAAATCAAAGATTGAGAGAAGAGTATCCAAGTATAGAAAAGTTGCTGAATTTGGGAAGAAGTATGGTTAATAATAGTGTGGGTAACAATACAATATATGATGTTGTTTCTGCAATTATAGCTGACTTGAATGCAGATAAATATGGAATATATGCGGATGTGCTTCTTAAACATGAGGTTATAAATGATATGAAGAAGTTTATAGAGAAGGTGGATTAATGTAAAAATGACTCTGGAATAGTCGATTATAATTCTTTATAATTAGTTTAAAGTACATTTTAAATAGATGATGAGGATTTTCATATCTAAGAGAAAGGATTACATGGATATATTTGAAGAAAAAAGACAATTAATTGAAAAGTTTGCATGTCAGAAAGAATACACTTTAGAATCGAAGATGGAGTTAAAACAACTTTTATTAAAGGACACTAATGGAGGGAAATTATATAAATACAGGTCGTTTGATAAAGATGGATATTCTCTTAAAAATCTTGAAGAAGGAACTTTACATTGTTCTTTGGTGGAAGCTTTTAATGATCCGTTTGATAGTAAATTTGGGTATTCATTTGAAGCTCTGTACAAAGAAATGAGTAGGGACTATGAAAAAGAAATAAGTGAAAAGATGTATATATTTGAACAGGCTATATATGTACTTAAAAGGGATAAAGAAATTGAAGATTTTAATAAAGAAGAACAAAGAAAAATTAATAAGTTATTGCAAAATAGAAAAATTATAGATTTTTGGGAAGCATTTAAAAAAGAAAATGCTGATAAAGATAAAATTAGTTTGGAAGATAACAAAAATAATATTATACAATTAATAATGATTGCTTTATTAGATGGAGACTCAAAACAATATAATGGAGTTGATGAAGGACTTTTAAAATTAATATTGATTAATATGAATGAACAATCGATGGATATGCTTGCAAATGAAGATTTTAACATGAATGAGTTTGCCAT includes the following:
- a CDS encoding DUF819 family protein, which gives rise to MIKDGFLYLAALIFAAAVLVNLPKIFKGKKAQVFFNFAPPIVLIYLGLMLLCTMKVWDLSATSAVYKSVKNPILYAMLFIMLLRCDLKKIIKLGPKMLIGFFAATLSIGLGFFVSYAIFHQLLGAGSWKALGALCGSWMGGGGNMLAIQAALDVDEATMAYALVMDSICATLYVMFLLWAIGNHEKFNKWTKADTSIIDGVGAALEEEAKANTKPLVWQNIILLLGSGLLVSAVSMELGSMINAHLSFFDSTTWTVLIVSVLGIVFALTPFGKIKGTEEISNVMLYIVIALIASRADLGAVGNAPIWLLAGFVILLIHVAIMIALAKILKLDIFTCCVASLANIGGTATAPVLAGAYSNALVPVGIMMALLGYVVGTGGGLVVANLMSIFG
- a CDS encoding aminoacyl-histidine dipeptidase; this encodes MDINELSPSEVFSYFQEICAIPHGSGNTGMIADYCLEFAKLHGLKARKDTSDNVVIFKAGSSGYEDCEPVILQGHLDMVCEKEPDCDIDMSVQSIKACTDGKMVWADGTTLGADDGIAVAFILAVLASDTIAHPPIQAVLTSDEEIGMLGARDLDTSDLTAKRLINIDSENEGILYVSCAGGVRAECDIPVAYEDAAGWVADGAIDVQNGSVCFEVKISGLAGGHSGVEIHKQHTNAIRLLASLLSHASGAADFRLVSLSGGGKENAIPKEAKAVVSVRSCDATTFEQSIKESAAVWMQEISATEPYAKIELEKTDIAADKVLDSKSTANVIYALWLSPDGVYKMSQEINGMVQTSLNLGTAYLDADKLVYKYLIRSNTAAGKKLLLERVTTFVKHLSGKVVTMSDYPAWEYKSDSQLRKICVDSFTNVYGHEPEVTSIHAGLECGILAGKMPGVDMISFGPTLESVHTPDECMDAASVERTWEYLMEILKEM
- a CDS encoding IS256 family transposase, translating into MAQLHFTLDSDFFVGLFSETKDEAFGKLMEALLNQVLQAESTEQLGASNYERSQERSDYRNGVRTRTLTTRIGKIELQVPRHRNVPFKTSLFENYQRNEQALITTMMEMVVQGVSTRNIKKVTEELCGESFSKSAVSEICKELDVPVKHFKERLLPEHYPFIIVDAIYLKAREDHRVKSKALFVAIGINNTGHKEVLGFEVYDSEKVNTWRDFFENLKSRGLRGVDIVISDAHAGLVEAIKESFSGSSWQRCQAHFTRNIINKCPKKYSTGLASELRDMFNAATIEEARRLKESIYDEYQDVANEAMTVLDEGFEDSITIMALPSKYRIALRTSNIIERENREIRRREKVIQIFPNTESIIRLIGAVLQDDHNEWSVGHKIFDMKEYYDKLSSIQSNLLKIKVA
- a CDS encoding NAD(P)-binding protein; this encodes MSRLTIITKDKAQVTMESLYQDLERRIVASPPGLCTIDLTRSFIKMCLAQSCGKCVPCRVGLRQLARLFDDVLDGNATEETLDVIRLTAEGIYYSADCAIGYEAAKLVLKCIDGCEDDFRSHMERGFCSCNSNQPVACVKSCPAGVDIPGYIALVHEGRYADAVRLIRRDNPMPTTCAYICEHPCENRCKRTLIDAPVNIRGLKKMAVDNAGDVPVPACNEPTGKKVAIIGGGPGGLSAAYYLALMGHKVTIFEQRKQLGGMLRYGIPNYRLPRKKLDAEINSILSTGIEVKKNISVGTDITLEDINKEYNAVYISIGAHADKKIGIDGEDAKTGVISAVEMLRAIGDDEMPDYTGKRVVVIGGGNVAMDVARSSVRLGAEKVSIVYRRRKADMTALPEEVEGAEAEGCDVLELMSPVRIEKDENDAAVGLWVQPQMISRIKGGRPSPKTAAKDEVLIPCDLIVVAIGQGIETRYFEEHGVTVKRGTIEALDTSEIKERKGIFAGGDCVTGPATVIRAIAAGKVAAANIDEYLGYHHEITSDVEIPYAGYEDKVPCGRVEVALRDAADRKKDFEPIEYGFSCEEACQESGRCLRCDHFGFGSFRGGREKQW
- a CDS encoding winged helix-turn-helix transcriptional regulator, whose amino-acid sequence is MYHKKLESDIRCPLEYGLEVFGGKWKSRVICVLADKKILRYSELRAELVNITDAVLSTTLKALIADDIVSRKSYDEIPPRVEYSLTEKGLSVMPILQSICDWSCAFYKKETDKESSQCMKCDHK
- a CDS encoding NADH-dependent [FeFe] hydrogenase, group A6, which gives rise to MVNLTINGKAVSVKEGTTILEAAKTIGETIPTLCYLKEVNAIGACRVCVVEVEGTDRCVTACNNFVEEGMVVYTNSRKVRTTRKTNVKLILSQHDYKCGTCIRSGNCALQSIANELNISEMPYDSILEKDNWDKTFPLIRDAQKCIKCMRCVQVCDNIQGMHIWDVVNTGSRTTVNVRANKNIAETACTLCGQCVSNCPVGALTERDDVGIVLDAIENEDIITVVQIAPAVRAAWGEDFGMSKEYATAQRLVAGLRRIGFDYIFDTTFAADMTIMEEGSEFLERLPEIKESGLPMFTSCCPGWVKFVKSEFPEMAGRLSTAKSPQQMFGAITKSYYAEKLGVDPEKIFCVSIMPCLAKKDECTWDGGKDVDAVLTTREVERMFKAFFIKPEELDEDEFDNPLGEGTGAGVIFGATGGVMEAALRSAYYLVTGNNPDADAFQSVRGLEGWKEASFDLNGTTVNVAVASGLGNTRRLVNAIKKGEVHYDFVEIMSCPGGCINGGGQPYKEDAVMVEERRHVLYGLDKRDNLRFSHENPSVKQCYEEYFEKPLSHRAHEILHV